Genomic window (Gadus chalcogrammus isolate NIFS_2021 chromosome 3, NIFS_Gcha_1.0, whole genome shotgun sequence):
gactgcttctacccatctgttgaacactgttttttccaaatatttcacactcatttagttggatgtcaatcattgtttgcaagtatggtgaagaaaaaccttgttttcaaaattTTTCCAAATtgtcctcaatacctcccccctttcGCAATGGTCAAAaacatgcgcattaaatgataagcaaatctaataacgccgttggtgcacccaacgtcgaaagtctaaccttaagcatcagcaaactgaaaccaatcttttgggaagggaaatcgaaaccattATGTCCAACTCCTaaacccaatatgggtgggtttaccatcagccgcccgaaaccacgctgttccaaagtcatgcactaaaccgaaaaaacttacatgcgttagtggccttctatgccacaaaggtaaaataaaatgaaataaaacgcgacatgccccgtttcaaaacgacctctgctgccagagctgacatatctgactcctgttccccctccacctttcatcagccggcttttcctatgatggttgcagtccgtcactccatgatcaagtgagccagtgctcacagtgactctgccaagtaatcgtgactgtgcctgaattaggttgtcccgggcttcaaggtgggatcttacccgtcgttggctaaccagccttccatactggcttattgcaggatgccgtacctgggatacgatcaatccccacctatatggtggtatagatcgcaaagtggagggatggagacagagtcttcagccgcatctgccttatgcagccatatgtgtgcgtcatgaatgcacatcagggcgactataaaacaaaatataatttatcagttaaaattattaaagtgttgcagcagtattagtggcatttgaaggtaaacccactacttccgaatccaatttgacaacatagcatgtatgactccttcccagcagatgtggcgtcaatccacctactGTCCTttactagggagatgtgaaagaaaacaaaaatcacaatattaaaacttgcattttcaatattgggcgactcacttttGTCTTAACCGTTAAAAATCACAATTCttttcataatcctacccgattgcccttcactatctatttaaattggacgacctaattaaaccttttattctacctattgcttgcatttagtgttttccatattttgattcactactataccaaacccaaatcctctatgttgatcttaactagtttattcaacactgaattgatacattgtttctatttactaattaaccatattgttttatctgaagtgtgCTTGggtatccccttgtgtactcagtcacttggagtaggagaggattctcccctacctcggcagccctgacacacacatgagaacaggctcacacacacccttttttattttattttacttatttattttaaatgacatttgtcattgtggataacctaaattagaaatttggataacgttttatcatacttatttggtctaatttttaagtattgccgattgttttttctaaattataagatcacttttaataaattgtctattacttatcataatcttgaaggaaatattttatttgtgttgtcatcttggcacctagacctcgtcaggtccaagcaccaaaataacatccacctatccacgcagaatccatgggttgggtccgctcctcgtttgatgagtcactttaccctggcgccattgaacccattgactcctgtggagtgtggtgtgcagacaatttttaacgctaattgctcatgtttgagtctaaataattattcctaaatcctgtaatcaccatttaacttgctcagggacacatcaacactcagctaggagagatggggatcgaaccagcaacccttcggttactagacaactgctctacctcctgagctaaacgaccccagccacctctccgctgatttattacctccggCTCGGTCCTCATCCACCCTTTTTGCTTTCtatacattcctctcccttctccaaacaccttctctctccgatccaacccgttgtctcaccagtgctctgtgtacaaagatgtaatgatatataccatatggtgttccgacgcgttggagagtctccaagaaccacagaatcacccatcccagtggtggttctacgttttttctaaaacagtggacaagggttacattcaggaaccaattacagagtacatccaaacgcacaaataatctattaaacacaatgcaaattcaatctctttctctctgttggacacactccaaaactagattattaatcttaaaaggccatcgaaagatatgaatgtccccaaagaaaattctaaccggaaagccttcTCCAATCTCATCGCCAAATCTCGTTGCCAAtccacacactcttcctcttctctgtctcactcttcacaaatcacttcatctgacccctctaactcaactcaatgtaactctttctcactcactcactcactcactcactcactcactcactcactcactcactcactcactcactcattcactcactcattcgctcacatatacaacttaaaataagaatggaGCTATACCTATgacttggagctgtcataggtattaactgcgtgtgttccgataatcctaaagttttggtgaattttcctgccatggggaggtgagaggcataatttggacctacgcaagtgttagtggctccagtgtgggccatcattggcatgcctctataatttatcagaacctgcagcattggttcctcatcagcttgttttgtgattgctacaagctgaccctccccctgtggattctctgggcacccctagtatccctgtcCCATAAAGGGACCTGCCTGGTAGCTACCTCCTTGTTCCTGTCTTCCCTGATAGCTgttaccctgtccttgctgtgGTGGATAGGGGTTAGCCAAACAATTCCTCCTAATATGTCCTTCCATGTTGcacccataacatattaaaggacctctgcgttgtccttgggatCCTTGTTGTTGATTGTTTATATACTGACCTTTGGGCCCCTTATTCTGATTCTGCCTATTCCCATTTGTTGGGTTCCCAGTATTATGTAGGTGTATCTGAATGGTGTATATGAATGGTGGAGTGGGTGAccattggctctgaggctgttgtactggggtagagaatgcctgttgaggaggttgggtttgtggtgcgccctgctggacggcttgcAATATTGTATTAACAGACTCGGAAACAACCGcctgttttttcttctccttttctctttttgtgagttcttccaactgaagctgagatagcttactctgcacctctttgctttgttcctgtattttgtgttcattttgcCGATATTTGTCCACTGCATGAACCACATGATCGCAGAATTCTCTATGAgttttatttgtaaccagtccaaccacatcatccAGCTTAACTTTGATTGGGCTAGGTagaatctctatcacagagtttctgaacatgaccgaaaacacaggatggatctcaggatcctcattcgtctccaagcgccatctgtccaattgggcctggaggtaggatgcaggattctctgtgtcATTGATGGGGAGgcctctcatgtttttatgatcgatatGGGTAGGGAACTCCCTTCTGAGTGTGGTCCACATCGCCACTCTGTAGTAATCAAGTGTAGTCCCATCATGCATTCCGTCCAttatatccaaccctccattcctcagtacagactccattttagataaccccaatactcttgccaacagagctttcaggtcccccactgcctttagctttcccactgtgagttcctcaaatgttcgaatccatttagacgccccgttatgaatgttagggagtttagaaataactccctccaagtcctgtgaaccccacggttgatagtggacatgttgtcctttgactagaaTAGGATAATTACCTGGGAGGGTGTCGGGTGCCTTTCTTCCCCTTCGTGCTCTCCTTAGTTTCCCCCGTGACTGGAGTACTAGGGGGCTTTGTATTGATGTACTGCAGCCAGACACCTCTGTGCCTGGGTCCCCACTGACCCTCCcttgtgtgttacatttattatctccttcatctagtgtgacttcccctttaaattCCACGTTGTCTGTTATCAGTGGATGCATGTTAGTTGGTTTGTACGGCGGTGgctcaagcttcagaggcaaaggttgagcctcttctgcctttgtgattatttttctggccactcgttgtaatgcgcgccacctctctccctccatttcaaacaaagctagcactaacctttccctgtctct
Coding sequences:
- the LOC130378202 gene encoding uncharacterized protein LOC130378202; the encoded protein is MHPLITDNVEFKGEVTLDEGDNKCNTQGRVSGDPGTEVSGCSTSIQSPLVLQSRGKLRRARRGRKAPDTLPGNYPILVKGQHVHYQPWGSQDLEGVISKLPNIHNGASKWIRTFEELTVGKLKAVGDLKALLARVLGLSKMESVLRNGGLDIMDGMHDGTTLDYYRVAMWTTLRREFPTHIDHKNMRGLPINDTENPASYLQAQLDRWRLETNEDPEIHPVFSVMFRNSVIEILPSPIKVKLDDVVGLVTNKTHREFCDHVVHAVDKYRQNEHKIQEQSKEVQSKLSQLQLEELTKREKEKKKQAVVSESVNTILQAVQQGAPQTQPPQQAFSTPVQQPQSQWSPTPPFIYTIQIHLHNTGNPTNGNRQNQNKGPKGQYINNQQQGSQGQRRGPLICYGCNMEGHIRRNCLANPYPPQQGQGNSYQGRQEQGGSYQAGPFMGQGY